The sequence below is a genomic window from Mytilus edulis chromosome 2, xbMytEdul2.2, whole genome shotgun sequence.
ATTAAAAATGGAATAAACATGTTGTTAAGTGTAAAAGTATtggattatatataaaaaatgattttgtgaTTATATAATGGATCTAGCTTTTATCAGTAAACAGAGGtaggttaaaaaaaattcattttttgtggtAATTAAATTATCAGAATTCTGTGAATTAATAttgatctatatatttttttaacaaaagtgtCAAAATAATTGAGGGGAATGATAATCATAAGTTAGAAATATCTATACtatgtcaatatatatgtatCAATCATGTCTATCTGTATCTATCTATTCATctttctatctatatatataaaagcaagGAATAAAGTTCCTgaaataagattgagaatggaaatgcaaaatgtgtcaaagagacaacaacttgatCAACCAAAGAGAAAAAAACAGCCCACGGcaaacaatgggtcttcaacaaaacaagaaaatcCCGCATTCAAAAGATGGCTTCTCTTTCTTGTTAAAAGGTCTACTAGTACACCAATGTATACATATCAGTACATATATAATctgtatcaaacatttttttatcagttttcaGTAGAAAATGTCAACTTCATATCTTTCATAGTAACTAGTAACAATAtgctaaaacttttttttttttttacagctaaTGGAGTACAGACAGGCCCCTGTTAGTCCTGGGGCATCCAGTGTGCACTCTCAGGATGACATGGATAATGCAGACATCTTAGCATCCCCTCCTGTTTCTCCACCTCCAGTCAAACAAGACATGGATGATGATCGATTACCCAATGAACTTTTGGAGGAGATATGTGAGGACATTGGAATGAAGGAGGGGATGGAGTTAGATTTTGTGGAGTTTTTAATGGAACAGGACATGGTTGATCCACACATGTACATGACTCCAGAAGCCATTAAAAACACATTAGCGAATGTCAGTTCAGCTCCTGTGCCCAGCTCTGTGACTTTTGCCATACCTTCGAACAAAACAACCTTTAGTGCTGAAATTACAAATAGATCAAAGACTTGTGGTAGTCCCACTACAACATACTCTCAGGCTTCAAGTACAAATGGTACAGTAGCAACATCAAGTGGTTCTAGTAGTCCTGTAGCCAAACGATTTCATGTGTCTACTTCAGGGCCACCAAGTCCTGTAAGAATAAAACCACCTATTGATGTTTTCAAAGCTCCACCTACTCCTCCAACACCTCGTCGGCCTTCGTCAAATTCACAAAGTATTGCATCACCAAGTATATCAAGTACACAAGGTCCATTTTCACCACAGCCGTCTACATCAACTCCACAGAAGCAACCTCCCCCTTACAGTCAGGCTACTTCACAACAACAGGTTGCCCAGAAATGTATGCAAAGAGGGAATCAATCATCGTCAGGTGCATATAATTATCAAAGACTAGGTCGACCAGCGCCACCTAATGttaatgttcaaaacatgcaTCAGCAGTGGCCTGGTAAAATGCAACAAAATCATGTGCCTCAACAGCCAAATCAGATGAATCAAGCATGTGCTTTAAATGGAAACATGCGATTCCCGCCACAAACACAACAGTATTCAAGACACAGGGAATCTCCGATGGACAATGGTTATTTCTCAGCTGATACTGGAAGTGTTAGAAGTTATGGTTCTTCTGTTCAGTCATCAGCATCTGCATCATCTTCAATGACTGCAATTCATCGCTCAGCATCATTACCCGATCAAAAAAGTGTTCATTTTGCAGGGGACTGTGAACGTCCAGTATTGCAACAACAGCATTCATCAGAAGCTTTAGGTGGTTACAATCCTTATGATACAAATATACCTGACTGTGATCttatagaaaaccaaagaaatctTCCGTCCAAAATATTACCACGTTTGTCATCAAGCATGAAACCTGACATTGCTCCATATAATTTGAATTATCCCCGTGGTAGTAATAGTCGACCAGGGAGTGGGGATAATCCAATGGCATCAGCACAGACATTTGAATATCCTCATAGCAAAGCAGGGGATATTTTTGATGTGGACAATAATCAGAATAATATGTTTATCAATAATTACAATAGTTCTATGCAAAATCACACAATGCAAGAGCCAGACTTTTCGTCTTGTTCAGGTGGTGCCCCAATGGGAATGCAGCCATTAAgacattttaatgaacaaaatTCATGTAATATGCAGCAGATGAATGCTCAGCAACAAATGTATGGTTCTATGCAGAGAAACAAAGGttacaaacaaaatgaaatggGCAATATGAACTTCTGTGATAATCAATTTGGCCATCAAGGGCAGAATATGAATAATAGTTGTAGTATGATGAATACAGGACCTAAAATGATGGGTAACCCTCATGGTACCCCACAAGGTGGAATGATGGGACAAAACTGTAATTCAGGTTTCCAAGATGACGATTTCAATCAACATCATATGTCCCAACAAATGCATATGAATGGACAGCAACCCCAGATTATGCGACAAGGCAATATGGGTAATGAATTTGATCAACCACAATATAATCGAATGCAAGGTGCTAATATGAACAGTGGGATGTTCCCATCAGAAACTCAACAAAGTAATAGTGCTCAAAATTTGTGTCAGCCAAACTGGGGAGGCTCTGCTCCTCAGACACCACAACCGCAACCTGGGATGAATCCAAAAGGATCACATCCTGGAATGTCTGGAATGCCAGTGCCAGACATGCAAACACATGGACAGAATCCTATGCAAGGAGGAGGTCCTCCAATGCCCTGTACTATACCAAACTGTCAGAGTTGTAAAACAGGGTCACCACACCGTCCACCAATGTTGTCATCGCAACAAAGTTTTATACAGCATTTAATAACCGATCGTTCTAGTGCCTTCCGATCACACCCTCTCTTTCCATTACTACGGGATTTGATTATAGCAGACATGAACTTTGCATCACCACATTTTCCATATCAGTTGATAAGTAATTTACCGGcagattttgacaaattattacaAAACTTTTTACATAGGAATCCACCAAACGGACAGTATCAAAATAATTATGCAGTGGAAAGTGTCATCATGGATGCCTTGAAATATGCTCATCATTGTTTAATAGgtaagaatataaaaaagaattaagTTTTACATGAAAACAGTactattttatatagttttatagCAGCAACCTCACTGAAATCCTTTAGAAATGTTAAAgagttatcagaggtaccaggattataatttagtacgccagacgcgcgtttcgtctacataagactcatcagtgacgctcatatcgaaatatttatatgaaaccaaacaagaacaaagttgaagagcatttaaattccaaaatttctaaaaagttgtgccaaatacgtctaaggtaatctatgactgggataagaaaatcgttagtttttcaaaaaattcaaagttttataaacaggaaatttataaaaatgaccacattattgatattcatgtcaacaccgaagtgttgactactgggctggtgataccctcggggacgaaacgtccaccagcagtggcattgacccagtggtgtaaatagttgaGACATCATCATATATATACCGGTAGGTATATTTTTGTTGTCAGATGGTATTGGTAAACATGGATGATTGAAGATTTCAATATTAGGTcagtttctcagatactataagaatgatgtcaactatatttggtgtatataaTGATTTCAAGATGCatgttataaataaaaagtaCAGTAGGAATAACTAACCTTTAACATGTTGGTCTGATAGAGTTTGTCTGTCTTTGGCTTAATTTCTACATCTGGCATAGCACACAATTATCATACTGGAAGCTTTTTTTCTCTATTGGAAAATAaatggaaaaaggggggggggtatagaAAATGTCTTGTTCATTTAACTTATCCAGTCCAGTTTATCTGATTGACTTAATCATCATACATTGTACAAAATGTAACATGTCTTATGATGTCTGTTAATTTCAAGTCTTCCCAAGCCTTTAAATGGATTTAATTGAAGCTACAGTAAGGTTGTACTATTATGTAGATCAGTGTGAAGTGAATTCGAAATAACTGTTCTTACATCTTGAAAGAGTGGcaaaagacaccagagggacattcaaactcatagattgaaaataaactgagaacaacatggttaaaaaagaaaaagacaaatgatagtacacaagacataacatagaaaactaaagactaagcaacaccaacCCCACCAGACACTGGGGGCGATCTCAGGTGCCCacgaagggtaagcagatcctgctccacatatggcacctgtcatgttgctcatgttattacaaacccgctAAATAGTCTTAATTTTGTAGGTTACATTCTTGAAAAGGGAACATGCTTGagtaaaaataaaagtattttatactatttacatatatataaaattcaaatcATTATGGTATTGACCTTGTAAGTAGTagcatattttttaattaaattaatcaACCAGATTGAATATTGAGGGACTTTATCACAAATGATTCCCTATGGGACAATAAttcatgtaacaaaaatatgtCATGGCACAAATATAGGTCCTGTCCAAACTCCTTCTTTTACCTTTTCAGAGAAATATAATTATTTGATAGGACAAATGAACTTTTGGCTACTAAAATATGAATATTCATTATAACTTTTGTGAGAATTATATTCAaagaattttcattttaataccTAAAAAGATATGTATTGTACTTGAAATCTTAAACTGTTAATTTATTAACAAACAGTATTAACAATAGACACCAGGCTAAAAAACTTACAGtattaaaatacatgttaaaatcaaaaatTTCTAAACCCATTGCACTTTGATACATATAAGATTACAgaatatatttacaatatgttaAGTTAAAAACCTGTGGGACATATGGAATAGAATGTTAACTAAAGGAAAAGAAAACTGTAGGACATttcatttaatatcttaatttgCAAACTTAATTGGCTGCTGATATTCATAAATACTAAATGCACTCAGATTGCTGGTATCATTATGCATAATATGGAAATATAAACCATAGGCTTGTGGAAGTTAAGACAAAAAGATGTTAAAAAATGCTCATCATATGGAAATTTTAGTTTGATGCATAATGGATAATTTCAAtgaagttgatatatattatcaACTCTCAGTTCGTTCCAATTGATTGTAACTTGACATGTTCACAATGCTGCAGTGTAGACCAGTGGTTTCTGATCAAAATTATCTCTATTAAATCAGTGAAAGGAAGCAAGGCAAATACTAAAGACATGAAGGAATTGCATACAATTTACATACACTGTTTGGAGCAACATTGGTGACTAAACTTCCTGTATTTGGTGACACCACCCACATGTGCAAGGctttctttttaaattaatatgCAAGTTAAATTGTTCAGCCATCCTTTCATGTGAAGTCATTGgatatttttgtcatgaaatGTAAATCTAATACTGTTTTAATGAAGGTGTACATGCTGGTTAAGTTTTCTAGTTGCACTATGTACAGTATGTTAGGAAGACAATAGTTTTACTCGTATTCTTTATGTTTTCCATCTCTCTCTTACTTTTACTAGGACTACATAATACAGTAATTATTCCTCACTTGCAATAACccattgatttttttctgttgaggTTTTAAATGTAATTTGCTGTTGTTTCAAAACGATTTTCATCAATTTGCACATGTAAACAGGGGATATGTTGTTGCCGCTAGCGATTGCTTGAGTACTTTTCCACAATATACTCATTGATCGTAAAACTTTTCACCTGGTTATAGGTAATATCCATTCTATATAAGgcacagaaaacaaaatatgaaagttTTGATTAAAAGATATTTGATTGTTATTTAATTGATCTCTAATAGTGCTTTAGTGCATGTATGTAGATGAGAATTGATTATTAGGAAAGTTTTTCTAATTCACTCAATTAAGatcacttttatttttaatttacatttttcagaGAAAATTCGATCTCGTCAAGAACAGGATAAGCATACAAAGAGTACATCGAAATCTTTAAGTGCAATTGAAGAATTTTGTGAAAAATTTGACAGATCAGTTAGAAACAGCGTGATAAAGGTTTGTAGaaataagttaataaaaaaacTATGAATGGTATATATATGAAGTTAGACCCTTATCAACATATATACTTAAGAAATATCTTGCTTctcataaaaatgtatatttaaaggAAATACATGACATAAGTAACTTCTAATCGGACTGTATTACGCCATGTTAAGATGGTATATAGGCCATATACCGGTATATGATCAGATAAAAAACTTATGACAATACATTTACATCCATTGATCATGTTAATGATAATAAGCAAATATGGCCATTTAAGAATTGATTCATGTATACCAAAAGATCCCTCAAAATAAAGTTGACCCAAATACCATGCTTCAGTGAACATATAAGTTTAGTGTAAGTAACCATTCTCCACTCTAGGAGTTGGGGAAATATTGAAATTACCCTTTTTGTTCATATTGTCTTTCTGTTcatacaattcatatttaaataattttctctGGGAAACTAATAAACAGAATGACTTCAGCTTGAAAGTGATCAGTTGAATTGTTGTAGCACCCTTCAGATCTGACAGACACCTACTTTATGTTTGATACTTTGAaatttttcactatttttcaaatattttcattacaCATTTCTCAGGATTGGTCAGTAGCATTTTCTCTTATCAACAGCTTTTTTGTGATCAGCTACTTTTAAAATGTCCATAGCCTTCAATACCCTTTTGTGCTGATGAGAAGAATTTcaccacaataaatcaatccttaCATTGACTTTTTGAACTAGGtgatttactgtggattcattattattcgtgttCATGAACATGGaaaccaagaatttaaatgttaaacaaattataaattttctaAAAGAATGTATGCAGATTACCAAAACAACGAAattaaacatcaataaaaaagcaagttttcctcaatccacaaaaataaatatccacAGTATGTGTACTTGGATCCTTTAAGAgtttttcagtatttttgaaTAGTAAAGTTTGTACTCCAAATCAACACTGAAATCATTGAGATAGATATTTTAAAGGTCAAAATATGGACCTGTTGTAAATCTGGTGAATAATTTACAATAACGAATACTATTCCATTAAATAAAGGTCATATGAACTGTTTTTCACTGTTTCGTTGGCTTTAACTTTAAGCTGAAGCTTTAGTTCTCAGTTCGTCTCCAGAATCAAATAACCTATCATAGTCTAACCTGGCCATTGTTTGTCCATGTGATGTTAAAACAGTCTTAAACAGTCTggttaaaatatatgaaatttttattatacaaaaggaactagtaaaatcttaaattataatacattgtatatcatgtatatatcatgtattgttGAAACTTTAATATGACACCTTCATCATGGTGTACCAAAATCTTGTCTTTGTTGATATTGCAAAAAATTCAGTAAAAAGTAAATACATTCAAGTCACACCTGGCTGCAACATCTAGGAAACctaaatttttattcattaaaaggTTTGAACTACTTGGTGgtgtcaaaaataaaagtatcTGCTCTCAGTATGCCTGGCTGAGCTGTTTTTGTCAACTTGTCGATCAAACTGAATATGAAGGTAGATTGAATAACTAAAGTTTGGCGAGATACCATCTCCATGTATTACCAATACTCAAAATGGGTGGTCCTCAAGTGATAGGTTCTCCGCCTGGCTATTGTTAATCACTGACCCGACCACTGACCAAGTAGATTGTGTATTGTTTGACAAACAACTCTTAGCCCCTCCCTGGGAGTGTAAGGAATTTGATAACAAGGCCTTGGCTACTATACAGATTTATACAAagtcattaaaacgtttaatcagATGATAAAATTACAGCTGGATGATTCATTCTAAAATACACATTTTACATTGTGTATTGggttttcatttaatatttcattttctcaAGTTACTTTGATAAATTCTATCATATGTATTATATTGTCCTGTGTTATCAAAGTTTATTACCTGAAATAAACAATTTGAGATCAAGGAATAAATCATATTAAAGGTATATAAAAAGTTTCAAAAGCCCTCATAATTCAGAAGTATACAATAAAGGAATTAAGGCACTAAACAAAGTCCAATACAAAATTAATTGGAGTTGTTTAGGAACAGGAGGAGCAATTtgtttaaaaagagaaaaaaaatcaacaaaagaattataaataaaaattgtgtTTAATTTGTGGTGAGTTATAAGGGAGGAATGTTTGGTTAATCAGACAGCCATGTGTTTTTACTAATATCACTATGACTTGATGATAAGGCCTCTCAAAATGTATCTTGCACAATTAAACATTGCTATTttattctgtcaagtatttggtATAAAATACatacaacatttatatatatatatatatattatatatattgacttttcaaaaaaaaaataacatacattttgtaaatgctCTTCTTAGAGATCCTTGCCATTTACACTTTTGTTTGGTAATTTttgtttggtaattttttttgtcaCAATGAAACCTAGATCACATGAGAAATGATTTGTGTTTTTGtgttaataatatttgtttttactcaagatattaaagaaattaagtttaaataaaaaaaaatctcatttgaCATGTAGTTTAATAAATTGAATTACTAGATAAAAAGATTTGGTTTTTTTAACTTTTGCTTTAGTGATAAGTAGAATTCTGAATTTGGAACCAACATTTCTTGAATGACATTTCAAAACTACTGAGTTTTCTTTGTTATACATAATTGTTTGATGTACCAGTCATTGTCTTGTATCCTTATCATGAAATTAGtttgtattttcatttcaaacatgTTTGAGAGGATTGCCATGTATTAATGGTCATATATATGAATTCAGAAATGCCAGCGTTACTTGCTGCGAAACAAAGCCTTTAATATTCAGATTGAAGTAGAATGTTATCAGATAGGTGTCACTAGTGGAGCAGGAACAGCTTACGCTATGGAGTACTGTGATGACTCCCAGTGAGGATTTTGTTATTCAGACTCTATGCATTATTTGGTGGTTTTTGCTTTTATTGATTCTTTTTAGCTACATGGCCTTGTCTGCATTTCTTTGACTTTGATATTTTCATTGCAGACTTTGCTCTTCTTAATTCTATTCCATATTTTAAAGGGTGTGACCCCAAATTATCAGAATTAGCAAAACTACAAAAATTCTCTAGTTGCAACACTTCAGACACATCTACTGGAATTTAGGGCTTTTAAATAACTTCAACAGCAATAGGATCATCATTCACTTGACATAAGATTTAAGACCGGTAATTAATGCCAGTAGGTAAAAGTTTGGGCTCACCTGTTTCTATTTCCATGACTTTATTTTCAACTCTTTGTTTCTGTATTTATTAGTTTTGTAAGGTTACACCAAACAGATTTAAGACAGCTGCTTTCATTAGGAGTGTGTGGGGTCTTTCAGATCAACTATTACCTGCATTTGTAaaggttttaaattaaaaaaaaacaaaaacaaaaacagttccAATATCACTCCAGATCTAGTCTTGATTTTGTGCTTGACTGACAAATTAAAGACTGGCTATGATATTGCACTAACTGACAGGCTTATATCATGCAGATCTAATGAGTATAACATGCAATGACTAGGCCATAGTATTGTACATGTGTGGTGCCAGTTACACTGAAGGAAGGACTAACCTTGTGTTAATATTTCTATTTCTTGTTTTGCCTAACCATGTTTTTTTCTTTGACCTGAGTAATTTTAAGATGTTATCTTTCTTTGGGTTTGTCAGTATCTGTTAGTaagaataatgttttatttttcccTCCCTTTTTAACTGTAGTGATGAATGATAAGGTCAAACTTAAGTGTGGATTTACATCAATATGGTTTATCAGTTGTTTATGTctgtataaatatgatatattgtGCTTGATTTCATCAAATTCCACTCAGGCATTTTACAACATGGAAAAATGTTCATTGTGATTTACTATGACATTCATAGATATTCTTCATTCTTTTGGTATTTCTTGGAGGGTCTGCATGAAAATctctgtataaaaaaaatgccaGAGTTTGGTCGAGAAGTTGATACAAAATTGGAGGAGGAGGCAAGGGGACCTAGGCCTTTTTGTTAAAATTCTTGAATAACTGAATATACTTTAGCTTTGACATAATAGACATCTTTAAATTGCTGTATacttttttctcaatttaaacaaatgaattaAACCTGTTTAAAACTTCTTCATGATATAAATAAGAccatcttttttttcttatattgtaaGAAACTTTTGTATGACACAAGGAGTTTGATACTCCAGGGttgtttaaaagtaaaagttTGTTTCTTAGTGTTATAAATCTGTTGGTGATCCCTCCTACATGTATCATGAGACTGGACTTTGTAAGATTAGAGGTGATAATATGGTCAGTTGTTACATTTATCACCTGTTATCTATTATTATCACACATTGTTTGACCATGATATAATCATGACACTTATTGTCCTCAACACATTTTCTTTAATGTCATTGTCTGACTATAAACAATGGCTTTGCCAAGATTTATCACTGTTCTCTTTGTTTTGGTATGATCTTCATAGGACTTTCAGGAATCCCTTTCAACTGGCTTATATTGCTTTGACCACATATTTTTGCAATGCTTCAAGAGGTTGCAAGGGGCACAGACAAACCAGGTATCCTTCTGTCTTTTAAGAGCTCCCACAATGTGTTCCATCAAAGTCATGTTCATGAAATTTATGAATAAGGTTCTATCAGAATTGTCTTGAATGAGTATGAAAGCTAGTGCTGATAAACTTATTTTTAGGGAGTTATGTACCTTGGAAATGTTACCTATATGGAAAATTACATTTTTAGTGtcctcatgtgtacaattcttgacAAGAATTTTATGAAATGTATATAACAATGTTTGCATCAGCAATAACTAGATTGTCATTAAAAATCAGCGCTGATCAATATATTTGCTTTGTTAGCAATCTCATGAAAAGTTGCAAAGAACCCTAAAAAGATAGTGTGATTGTTGCCTTTGGAAAGATAAATGTTTCCATCTGCTggataaattaaaaactttttttttcttttttttatttcaaacttgcTGTCAAGTGATCTGAATTTTGAATGACCAGTTAATTGGAGGATTTCATGTAGGAATCACTGACAACtgacctgatttatgtacaaatgtatcagaTCTTTAATATAACATATTATACTTATGATAGTTGATAAGAGTatcaatgtttttaatataaCTTACTGAGGAAGGTCTGTAAAGGCCAGATGTTTGGGACAAGAATATTTACTAAAAAAGGGATTAGTTCTTTTTCATTGGCAGAGTGTGTAACTGTAAATATTAGGTATATAGTCATGCATTCGATATTATTCATAAATTTAATACATGTTTTAGTGGAATCTTAACTgcaaaaaatgttgttttcaatgaTTAAGGTGTTTCAGCAatgttttttataaacaattatataaattttgcttttttttttcagCCTGCAACATTCCAGGTTCCTAATTCACAGAACCAAGTAACAACAACAATGGGTGGACCCATGGGTCCAGGAATGACACCTCAGATGGAGACACCAACAAAAGACCACAAATTTAGTGCTATGGATAATATGATGGTTAGACATGTTATATTTCGATATTCAAGAATCTGTTTTTCCAATTTATGATTTTGTTAACAATACTGTTGGTGTAAACAATCTTAAATTTTTATGCCTCACAAAATACcaattaagtttgaatttttgttctagagttatgcccctttacaaatagacAAATTGCTGAAactttcgtttccgttctctaagtTTAGTTAGGctcatttatatataatatgtatatatatacaagtctaagtTGAAAACAACATACAAACGAATGGTTGTGTTGGAtataaaaatcacaatttttatacggataaatgcaaaataaatttctAAGGAGGGGGGGGCCgcacaacattttccaaaagacaaaaaaaaatgaaaaattatattttaacaaaacacatttgactagcaggtcaaACAACAGATGTTCTTAAATcttgctgactgccattggcgattgctaAATAAACTGATcaccagatgtaacaaaatggatcttaaagtcatatgaaacctcaaattgaaaaaaaatatgcatatgttttttaaaactaaatggatagttttcatttacaacttatgtacatatacttttttctgaggaaaattctttaatttgtccacatttagaagaagtttacttatttttaattgcttgctgccaggaagcaattcgccaacatattttctgtatgcatagtgacctaagcgtgaccctcctggtaaaaatccggtgatagcaatacgcatgaatttgtcattaaaataaacaattacctgattgtatatgttaaacacgtgctaaatacccatgctttttgttgattatgtactataaggtgacaattggTAAACTTTGGCTtttaatgagtagccatatttgttaaatcataacagacagatagaaaaaaaattgacgattacacgatatatttgcgtaaaaaatgataaaattgtgcacagaggactaagtttataatatatacatgcattggttcaagaattggatgaacattatttttcacaagtcactcgtttcttatgactttaattattaatttgataccaaaatgaaataaaaaacaataaatataaagtaATTCTAAGTATACTCCAACAATCTAATAATAGGACATGTTTTATGATAATTTGATGACAACCATTACAAGACAATTTTATaaggatttttataaatttttgtagatGGTAGGTGGAATGTTTGCCTCACCAATGGCCAAGAAGAATTTAGAGATGTCAGCATTTAGTGGCCAGTTCAAATCTCTGAAAGACTTGGCTGATTTTAGTGATAATGGCAGTCTTGTTAGCAGTAGCAGTAACCATAGTAACAAGTCAGAATCAAAGAAACACCCTAGTCTGCCCAAAGAGGTAACTGTTCAAAATGAAAAGCACATTCTGTTTGTTCAATCTTTTGGTTTTCAGATCACCTGTCTCAAATGGCCACATAgtttttttatggccccgcaaagAAGTTGTCGGTGCCGTATAGTTTTACCCTCGTCCGTTATTCCAAAATTCTGAAATTCCGTAATTTCCATCATTCCGCAAGCAAACCATTTTACAGAGTTTTTGTAATGCTCAACTAATTTTTGCCTAAATTAcaggctatggactttgataaattgttgaaaatcacagttattcagactttttttctaaatgctttcagatattgggc
It includes:
- the LOC139513083 gene encoding uncharacterized protein isoform X3 codes for the protein MEYRQAPVSPGASSVHSQDDMDNADILASPPVSPPPVKQDMDDDRLPNELLEEICEDIGMKEGMELDFVEFLMEQDMVDPHMYMTPEAIKNTLANVSSAPVPSSVTFAIPSNKTTFSAEITNRSKTCGSPTTTYSQASSTNGTVATSSGSSSPVAKRFHVSTSGPPSPVRIKPPIDVFKAPPTPPTPRRPSSNSQSIASPSISSTQGPFSPQPSTSTPQKQPPPYSQATSQQQVAQKCMQRGNQSSSGAYNYQRLGRPAPPNVNVQNMHQQWPGKMQQNHVPQQPNQMNQACALNGNMRFPPQTQQYSRHRESPMDNGYFSADTGSVRSYGSSVQSSASASSSMTAIHRSASLPDQKSVHFAGDCERPVLQQQHSSEALGGYNPYDTNIPDCDLIENQRNLPSKILPRLSSSMKPDIAPYNLNYPRGSNSRPGSGDNPMASAQTFEYPHSKAGDIFDVDNNQNNMFINNYNSSMQNHTMQEPDFSSCSGGAPMGMQPLRHFNEQNSCNMQQMNAQQQMYGSMQRNKGYKQNEMGNMNFCDNQFGHQGQNMNNSCSMMNTGPKMMGNPHGTPQGGMMGQNCNSGFQDDDFNQHHMSQQMHMNGQQPQIMRQGNMGNEFDQPQYNRMQGANMNSGMFPSETQQSNSAQNLCQPNWGGSAPQTPQPQPGMNPKGSHPGMSGMPVPDMQTHGQNPMQGGGPPMPCTIPNCQSCKTGSPHRPPMLSSQQSFIQHLITDRSSAFRSHPLFPLLRDLIIADMNFASPHFPYQLISNLPADFDKLLQNFLHRNPPNGQYQNNYAVESVIMDALKYAHHCLIEKIRSRQEQDKHTKSTSKSLSAIEEFCEKFDRSVRNSVIKPATFQVPNSQNQVTTTMGGPMGPGMTPQMETPTKDHKFSAMDNMMMVGGMFASPMAKKNLEMSAFSGQFKSLKDLADFSDNGSLVSSSSNHSNKSESKKHPSLPKEAVAIMLDWLRQHKDNPYPNDDEKAMLIKQTGLTINQINYWFTNARRRILPKWAQQCK